In Papaver somniferum cultivar HN1 unplaced genomic scaffold, ASM357369v1 unplaced-scaffold_41, whole genome shotgun sequence, one genomic interval encodes:
- the LOC113342406 gene encoding protein SPIRRIG-like — protein sequence MKWVTLLKDFKTKVGITTQSPSSSALIHGDTSTSSAHEFSTSLSRDKQELELDFKRVWEEFRSSSSEEEKEASVNMVIDVFCRLVKLQADIPHLLTLLDEAKLFPFVVGRAFVTDIGKLNIFWKMRSFDGMEVVKFFSQVNKEGIIPGLNLLYAVEVLASGLVDKQPLLDSGILCCLVHILYALLNNNISDQVELAVNTGDSTVLEKDPEGNVKEVQQLEVEGSIVHTIKALASHPSAAQSLIDDDSLQLLFRMAASGSQMVSSQFKIDLRPLHTMQLHRHATQILGLLLINDKGTTAKYIRKHCLIKVLLIAVKDFNPEMNDSVYAVSLVELLLECVELSYRSEAGGVKLREDIHNAHGYQFLVQFALKLSTLQDNHSIHQIDPDLTSGDGSAFDISRQSSNVERQDYRGEEMGVSSSLSRLFDVFVNLALTGPTELSGTVGIHGIFAGHGRILTASSEMNDDKTRVNTGSQIKDLEAIQMLQDIFLKAENVQVQEEVLNRMFKVFSCHLENYKLCQQLRTMALFILNMANFPLSLQEAILKIVDYAVTVVNCVPEQELLSLCCLLQQPITSSLKYTFLCFFIKLLSFDQKYKKVLREVGFLEVLLDDLKQHKFISVSEQENKLLEAKVSVISFEKQTVGEAGIGSKPKLWESSSGKLLFESEVTVSVAWDCMFFLLKKDDSNQSAFRSSNGVAIVLPFLASDSHRSAVLRILSSLIIEDVTQAYPKDLGALIEVLKTGIVSTISGSHFKLPMQGKCDTFEAVWRIVRVNKSAQRVFGEATGFSLLLTTLHSFQGNEDCTDGSQSLLDHMMVFASLLRVGTAGVCGSAANRVRIHSIISSQTFYVLLCESGLLCLHFEKQVVQLLAELALEIVIPPSNTPVAEGQMSSDMVEVDSGNFLGSTVFRSTSQEKERVYNAGAVLVLIRSLLLFSPTMQLEVLDFIERLSRGGPFNQENLTSIGCVGLLLDTVHPLFLGSSALLNHALKIVGLLAPYRLSSSELRVLVKCILEYRLVNSGVILINIIKNLVHMEDITTDSVCMAPYVEMDMSKVGHASIQVPLGERSWPPAAGYSFLCWFKYQNFLKSKGNTSELPSKSGPSRRQNNFRGQLPENYVLRIFSVGTVDDSGALYAELYLQNNGLLTLATSNSSSLSFPGMELGEGRWHHLAIVHSKPNAIAGFFQASFASLYVNGKLMLSGKLAYSLSPVGKPLQVTLGTPITQAKIGDLSWKLRSCYLFEEVLTSGSIYFIYILGRGYRGVFQDTDIMRFVPNQACIGVNLELLASLDAEIPSNKQGLENTGKQGNHKADGNAIIWDLARIRNLSLQLSGKKLIFAFDGTSSQTFRETGTLSMLNLVDPLSAAASPLGGIPRFGHFDGDIYICRQRVIGDGIRMVGGIPVVLALIEAAESRDFLHMSLALLACALHQTSQNLYDMKACRGYHLLSLFMHRRMLLLDMQCLEILFRIAACEASSSELQKLFKKQNVTPSAYAEPESDDFSKTESSNFISGGENSELLAKMSSCIVLSNADMVEHVLLDWTLWVTAPVSIQIALLDFFERLVSLHRYRTHNLTALRRINLVQHLLVTLQRGDVEIPVLEKLVVLLGVILEDGFLGSELEQVVRFVIMTFHPPELASGHQIIRESMGKHVIARNMLLEMLIDLQMTINSEELLEQWHKLVSSKLITYYLDEAVHPTTMRWIMTLLGVCLASSSMFSHKFRISGGYQGLTCMVRSFYDSPEIYYILLCTIFGKPVYPRLPEIRMSDFHALIPINGKYEELNFVELLEAVIAMAKSTFDRLSIKSTQAHQIGIFSPVGASLVAEIVEATTDTTGELHGEAIVHKTHAARLIGGDTTAPAVASSVLRFMFDLAKTCPSFSAACRRVEFLESCVDLYFSCVSAASAIKMVKALSTRTRENLTSSGDSQTSQYEFLSLSTEQELHVRPSLNPQSSLQVEAVTSCEDMIENDLVDINHIMSGEELVKPLMLDCPVQKFEGSSAFKSEADTLQDLKSKSQRSDSVNMCFVIHPSDLLEMDDLGYGGGPCSAGATAVLDFIAEVLADGVAQQMKPTYVESSLETVPSHVNVQSKLVFQGLCLSRLMNFLERRLMRDDKENKKTFDKSFWCLNLDALCSMIVDRVYMGALPKPGGVLTTLEFLLSMLHLSNKDGRIEEVSNTGKSFLSMAKGSRQLDPFVQTLLKNTNRLIMYCFLPSFLTAIQEADLLKLLGFPIEPRKTLYSNYSQQESEIDITSVLQLLVAHKSIIFCPSNPDTDLDCCLCFSIISLLYDKRRSAKSMSVDVIKYLLVHRRAALTELLVLKRNLRQQLDVLHGGFDKLLTGSSSEFFEWLQSSKDVIKEVLEQGPVVTWMQYISGSKEFPRMTVKAVEDPHQRETGRISHDTSKHDIRHWDQMTERRYALELGRDAMLTELKLIRQDKYGWVLHAESEWQIHLQQLVHERGILPIPESITRSETKWQLCSTEGPYRMRKKLERCKLKIDTIHNVLNGQFISVASKEKNENGSDTSRIDSDSFFHLLSKGFKESCYNGEDDGSIPNGISSIREESTSSNRIGSSEMACSLNESSVDPAREVGCKSSESSIPITDSTSTKYHPGSPRKSSIKNEDPKVTEDRLDKEVHDNGEYLIRPYLEPLETVNFRYNCERVAGLDKHDGIFLIGEQCLYVIENFYIDDSGCIREKEIEDKLSVIDQALGVKKSTSYQSKSPPKQNDSVKEWIGGRAWAYNGCGQEKDKTCYSENVPHSWCMWKLDSVHEILKRDYQLRPVAIEIFSMDGYNELLVYHKKERDEVFKNLVLMNLPRNRMLDTTISGTSKEDGSEGTRLFKIMAKSFSKRWQNGEISNFQYLMHLNTLAGRGYNDLTQYPVFPWVLADYESETLDLTDQNTFRKLDKPMGCQTAAGEEEFKKRYQSWDDPEIPKFHYGSHYSSAGIVVFYLVRLPPFSEGNQKLQGGDFDHADRLFNSVRDTWLSASRTNNTSDVKELIPEFFYLPEFLENQFNLDLGEKQSGDKVGDVVLPPWANGSAREFIRKHREALESDYVSENLHHWIDLIFGYKQRGKAAEDALNVFFYYTYEGSVDIDSLSDPSMKASILAQINNFGQTPRQLFFKPHVKRRADKKPPPYPLQHCNLLVPREIRKFPSSITQIVIFHEKIILAGPNMLLKPKAYNKYVSWGFPDRSLRFISYEQDKILSTHESLHEGNQIQCAKVTLDGQTLVTGTEDSVISVWQIRKSGPRGMRHLHLKRSLCAHTNKITCLHVSQQYMMIVSGSDDCTIILWDLSSLVFVKQLAVFTTPISAIYMNDLTGEIVVAAGTLLSVWSVNGDCLAVINTSQLPSDFVLTVATSTSSDWLDTNWYVTGHQSGSIRVWQMIHCSEETNVSKSTTKLLEGFRINDKVPEYKLVLRKVLKFHKHPVTALHLTSDRKQLLSGDANGHLLSWSLANENLIPGDNGS from the exons GAGAAAGAAGCATCCGTAAACATGGTCATAGATGTCTTCTGTAGATTAGTGAAGCTGCAAGCTGATATACCTCATTTACTTACATT GTTAGATGAAGCCAAATTGTTCCCATTTGTTGTGGGAAGGGCATTTGTGACTGATATTGGGAAGTTGAATATATTTTGGAAGATGAGGTCATTCGACGGCATGGAAGTAGTAAAGTTCTTTTCACAAGTTAACAAG GAAGGCATAATTCCTGGTTTAAATCTGTTATATGCTGTGGAAGTCCTGGCATCTGGG TTAGTGGATAAGCAGCCTCTCCTGGATTCTGGGATTCTTTGTTGTCTAGTTCATATTCTGTATGCCCTTTTGAACAATAATATCTCTGATCAAGTGGAACTGGCAGTTAACACTGGAGACTCAACTGTACTTGAAAAAGATCCCGAAGGAAATGTGAAAGAAGTCCAACAGCTTGAG GTAGAAGGGAGTATTGTACATACTATTAAAGCACTGGCAAGCCATCCTTCTGCTGCACAGAGTTTGATTGATGATGATTCACTTCAGTTACTCTTCCGAATGGCTGCAAGTGGGTCTCAGATGGTTTCTTCACAGTTTAAAATTGATCTTCGTCCGTTGCACACCATGCAACTTCATCGTCATGCCACGCAG ATACTTGGTCTTCTTTTGATTAATGACAAAGGAACTACAGCAAAATATATACGCAAACATTGTCTG ATAAAGGTGCTTCTAATAGCTGTTAAGGATTTCAATCCTGAGATGAATGATTCAGTGTACGCAGTGAGTTTAGTCGAATTGCTACTTGAGTGTGTGGAATTATCATACAGATCTG AAGCTGGTGGGGTCAAACTCAGGGAGGATATACATAATGCTCATGGCTACCAGTTCCTGGTTCAGTTTGCTTTGAAACTTTCTACCTTACAGGATAACCATAGCATTCACCAAATCGATCCTGACCTCACTTCTGGAGACGGCTCTGCTTTCGATATCTCTCGACAGTCTTCTAATGTGGAAAGGCAGGATTACAGAGGCGAAGAAATGGGTGTATCATCGTCACTGTCCAGgttgtttgatgtttttgttaatctGGCCCTAACAGGTCCCACAGAGCTTAGTGGAACAGTTGGTATTCATGGCATATTTGCCGGACATGGTAGAATTCTTACAGCATCTTCTGAGATGAATGACGATAAAACTAGGGTCAATACTGGCTCACAAATCAAAGATCTTGAGGCAATTCAGATGTTGCAGGATATTTTTCTTAAGGCCGAGAACGTACAAGTGCAGGAAGAAGTACTAAATAGAATGTTTAAAGTATTCTCATGCCATCTAGAGAACTACAAGTTGTGCCAACAGTTGCGGACAATGGCTCTCTTCATCCTAAATATGGCAAACTTTCCCCTGTCACTGCAGGAGGCTATCTTGAAAATCGTAGACTATGCTGTAACTGTTGTTAATTGTGTTCCTGAACAGGAATTGCTTTCCCTTTGCTGCTTATTGCAGCAGCCAATAACATCTTCATTGAAGTATAcatttctttgtttctttataAAGCTTTTATCCTTTGATCAGAAGTACAAGAAAGTACTGAGAGAAGTTGGTTTTTTGGAAGTTCTGTTGGATGATCTCAAGCAGCATAAGTTTATATCTGTCTCAGAGCAGGAAAATAAACTTCTAGAAGCAAAGGTTAGTGTAATCAGCTTCGAAAAACAGACTGTTGGTGAAGCTGGTATTGGATCCAAACCCAAGCTTTGGGAATCCAGTTCTGGCAAATTACTTTTTGAATCTGAGGTCACAGTCTCTGTTGCATGGGATTGTATGTTCTTCTTATTGAAGAAAGATGACTCCAATCAATCAGCATTTCGATCATCTAACGGTGTAGCTATCGTTCTCCCTTTTTTGGCATCAGATAGTCACCGGTCAGCGGTTCTTCGGATACTGTCATCCTTAATTatagaagatgttacgcag GCTTACCCAAAAGATCTTGGCGCACTTATTGAAGTTCTGAAAACTGGAATTGTATCAACTATTTCTGGATCTCATTTCAAGCTTCCGATGCAAGGAAAGTGCGACACTTTTGAAGCTGTATGGCGCATTGTGAGGGTTAATAAATCAGCACAAAGGGTATTTGGAGAAGCCACTGGGTTTTCCCTTTTATTGACGACACTCCATAGTTTCCAGGGAAATGAAGATTGTACTGATGGCAGTCAATCTTTACTTGACCACATGATGGTTTTTGCGTCTTTATTGCGTGTTGGAACGGCTGGAGTGTGTGGCAGTGCTGCTAATCGAGTGAGGATACACTCAATCATATCATCACAGACCTTTTATGTTCTTTTATGTGAGTCCGGTTTGCTTTGTTTGCATTTTGAAAAGCAAGTCGTTCAGTTACTGGCTGAACTTGCACTTGAAATAGTGATCCCACCATCCAATACACCAGTAGCAGAAGGTCAGATGTCATCTGATATGGTTGAAGTTGATTCTGGTAACTTTCTCGGGAGTACTGTATTTCGCTCTACTAGTCAAGAGAAGGAACGAGTATACAATGCTGGTGCTGTATTGGTGCTGATCCGTTCTTTGTTACTATTTTCTCCAACTATGCAACTAGAAGTTCTTGATTTTATTGAAAGGCTTTCTCGTGGGGGTCCCTTCAATCAAGAAAACCTTACTTCCATAG GTTGTGTGGGACTTCTGCTGGATACTGTTCACCCGCTTTTTTTGGGCTCATCAGCATTGCTTAACCATGCATTGAAGATTGTAGGGCTCCTAGCACCCTACAG GTTATCATCGTCGGAGCTTCGTGTGCTTGTTAAATGTATTCTGGAATACAGATTAGTGAATTCCGGTGTTATTCTCATTAACATCATTAAGAATTTAGTTCATATGGAAGATATAACCACAGACTCTGTTTGTATGGCGCCATATGTAGAGATGGATATGAGCAAGGTTGGGCATGCTTCTATTCAAGTTCCGTTAGGGGAAAGGTCATGGCCTCCTGCTGCTGGTTATTCATTCTTATGCTGGTTTAAATATCAGAATTTCTTGAAATCTAAGGGAAACACATCAGAACTTCCTTCGAAGTCAGGCCCTTCTAGACGCCAAAATAACTTCAGAGGGCAACTTCCAGAAAACTATGTTCTTCGGATCTTTTCAGTTGGCACAGTTGATGATAGCGGTGCACTGTATGCAGAACTTTACCTTCAGAATAATGGGCTCCTAACTCTTGCCACTAGCAACTCTAGCTCCTTATCTTTTCCGGGAATGGAACTAGGCGAAGGGAGGTGGCATCACCTTGCTATTGTTCACAGTAAACCTAATGCTATAGCAGGATTCTTCCAAGCTAGTTTTGCATCCCTATACGTAAACGGAAAGTTGATGCTCTCAGGAAAACTGGCTTATTCCCTATCTCCAGTTGGGAAACCTTTGCAGGTAACCCTAGGGACACCAATTACTCAGGCTAAAATCGGTGATTTGTCATGGAAGCTTCGTTCTTGTTATCTTTTTGAGGAAGTGCTCACATCAGGCAGTATCTACTTCATTTACATTCTTGGCCGAGGATATAGAGgagtcttccaagatacagatATTATGCGCTTCGTTCCTAACCAAGCTTGTATTGGGGTCAATTTGGAACTCTTGGCTTCGCTGGATGCTGAAATACCATCTAACAAGCAAGGGCTTGAAAATACTGGTAAACAAGGAAACCATAAAGCAGATGGCAATGCCATTATATGGGATCTGGCAAGAATCAGGAACCTCTCACTGCAGCTATCCGGAAAGAAACTCATATTTGCGTTTGACGGAACATCTTCCCAAACTTTTCGAGAAACTGGGACATTATCAATGCTTAACCTAGTTGATCCATTGTCAGCAGCTGCTTCCCCTCTCGGAG GCATACCACGTTTTGGCCATTTTGATGGAGATATCTATATCTGTAGGCAACGTGTAATTGGAGATGGCATCCGTATGGTAGGGGGAATTCCTGTTGTCTTAGCTCTCATTGAAGCTGCTGAATCTAGGGATTTTCTACACATGTCCCTTGCATTGCTTGCTTGTGCACTACATCAGACTTCTCAAAATCTGTATGACATGAAAGCTTGCAGAGGATACCATTTGCTTTCATTATTCATGCATCGAAGAATGTTACTCCTTGATATGCAGTGTCTTGAAATTTTATTTCGGATTGCTGCTTGCGAGGCTTCATCTTCTGAGCTGCAGAAATTGTTCAAGAAACAAAATGTGACACCCTCAGCATATGCTGAACCTGAATCAGATGATTTTAGCAAAACAGAGTCATCCAATTTTATCTCTGGGGGTGAAAACAGTGAGCTGCTCGCAAAAATGTCAAGTTGTATCGTTTTGTCAAACGCGGATATGGTGGAGCATGTCCTTTTAGACTGGACCTTGTGGGTTACTGCTCCTGTTTCCATCCAGATTGCATTACTTGATTTTTTTGAGCGTCTAGTATCTTTGCATAGGTACAGGACTCATAACTTAACTGCCCTGCGCCGGATCAACCTCGTCCAACATTTACTAGTAACTCTTCAAAGGGGAGATGTGGAAATTCCTGTTCTGGAGAAACTGGTTGTGTTACTTGGTGTCATTTTAGAAGACGGGTTTCTGGGCTCTGAACTAGAACAGGTGGTTAGGTTTGTTATTATGACATTTCATCCACCTGAGCTAGCATCAGGGCATCAAATCATTCGAGAGTCTATGGGTAAGCATGTAATTGCAAGGAATATGCTACTGGAAATGCTTATTGACTTACAAATGACCATAAATTCAGAAGAGTTGCTTGAACAATGGCATAAATTAGTATCATCTAAGTTGATAACATATTATCTCGATGAGGCTGTTCATCCTACTACAATGAGATGGATCATGACACTTCTTGGTGTTTGTCTTGCATCTTCTTCTATGTTTTCGCATAAATTTAGGATCAGCGGAGGTTATCAAGGTCTTACATGCATGGTTAGAAGCTTCTATGATTCTCCAGAGATATACTACATTCTATTGTGTACAATATTTGGGAAACCTGTGTATCCAAGGTTGCCAGAAATTCGCATGTCAGACTTCCATGCTCTAATTCCAATCAATGGTAAATATGAAGAATTGAATTTCGTTGAACTTCTGGAAGCCGTGATTGCCATGGCAAAATCTACGTTTGATAGGTTAAGCATTAAGTCAACTCAGGCCCACCAAATTGGAATCTTCTCACCTGTCGGTGCTAGCCTTGTGGCAGAGATTGTAGAAGCAACAACAGATACAACAGGAGAACTTCATGGTGAAGCTATAGTACATAAGACGCATGCTGCTCGGCTAATAGGTGGGGACACAACAGCTCCTGCTGTTGCTTCTTCAGTCCTGAGATTTATGTTTGATCTAGCAAAAACATGCCCATCATTCTCAGCTGCATGTAGAAGGGTGGAATTTCTTGAAAGTTGCGTGGATCTATACTTCTCCTGTGTCAG TGCTGCTTCTGCAATAAAGATGGTGAAGGCTCTCTCCACAAGAACGCGTGAGAATTTAACCAGTTCCGGAGATTCCCAAACTTCTCAATATGAATTCTTGAGCTTGTCCACTGAACAAGAGCTGCATGTCAGACCTTCTTTAAATCCTCAAAGTTCTCTTCAGGTGGAGGCagttacaagttgtgaagatatGATTGAAAATGACTTAGTCGACATAAACCACATTATGTCAGGGGAGGAATTAGTCAAGCCACTCATGCTTGATTGCCCAGTTCAGAAATTTGAAG GATCTTCTGCGTTCAAAAGTGAAGCTGATACTCTCCAAGATCTCAAATCCAAATCTCAGCGGTCTGATTCAGTTAATATGTGTTTTGTTATTCACCCTAGCGATTTACTTGAAATGGATGATTTGGGATATGGAGGTGGTCCATGTTCTGCAGGAGCTACTGCTGTCTTGGATTTCATTGCAGAAGTTCTTGCTGATGGTGTGGCGCAGCAGATGAAACCAACATATGTTGAGAGCAGTTTGGAAACTGTTCCTTCACATGTGAATGTTCAGTCAAAATTAGTTTTCCAGGGCTTGTGCCTTAGTAGATTGATGAACTTCCTTGAGAGGCGTCTCATGCGTGATGAcaaggaaaacaagaaaacatTTGATAAGAGTTTCTGGTGTCTAAATTTGGATGCGTTGTGTTCCATGATTGTGGATCGTGTATACATGGGTGCTCTGCCTAAACCAGGTGGTGTACTTACTACTTTAGAATTCTTGCTATCTATGTTGCATTTATCTAACAAAGATGGCCGAATTGAAGAAGTGTCAAATACTGGAAAAAGTTTTCTGTCTATGGCAAAAGGAAGCAGGCAACTTGATCCTTTCGTGCAAACCCTATTAAAAAATACAAACCGCCTGATAATGTACTGCTTCTTGCCATCATTTTTAACCGCTATTCAGGAGGCAGATCTTCTTAAACTCTTAGGTTTTCCAATTGAACCTAGAAAGACTTTGTATTCAAACTATTCACAACAAGAATCTGAGATTGATATTACCAGTGTCTTACAGTTATTAGTTGCTCATAAAAGCATTATATTTTGTCCCAGTAATCCTGATACTGACCTAGACTGTTGTCTATGTTTTAGTATAATCTCTCTTCTATATGACAAAAGGCGAAGTGCGAAGAGCATGTCAGTGGATGTTATCAAGTATCTTTTGGTGCATCGTCGTGCTGCATTAACGGAATTGCTTGTTCTGAAAAGAAACCTAAGGCAACAGTTGGATGTTCTACACGGTGGATTTGATAAGTTATTAACTGGAAGTTCTTCCGAGTTCTTTGAATGGCTTCAAAGTTCTAAGGATGTAATCAAGGAAGTGTTGGAGCAGGGTCCTGTTGTTACGTGGATGCAGTATATTTCTGGATCCAAAGAATTTCCTAGGATGACTGTAAAAGCTGTGGAGGATCCTCATCAGAGAGAAACAGGAAGAATATCACATGATACTTCAAAGCATGACATAAGGCACTGGGATCAGATGACTGAGCGTAGGTACGCACTTGAACTGGGTCGCGATGCAATGTTGACCGAACTGAAATTAATTCGCCAAGATAAGTATGGATGGGTTCTCCATGCTGAGAGTGAGTGGCAAATCCATCTCCAACAACTTGTTCATGAGCGAGGAATACTACCAATTCCAGAATCCATCACCAGATCCGAGACTAAATGGCAACTATGCTCGACTGAAGGACCATATAGAATGAGGAAAAAGCTCGAGCGCTGCAAACTGAAAATTGACACAATTCATAATGTTCTTAATGGTCAGTTCATATCTGTAGCATCCAAGGAGAAAAATGAGAATGGTTCTGACACATCCAGAATTGATTCTGATTCATTTTTCCACCTATTATCCAAGGGTTTCAAAGAGAGCTGCTATAATGGTGAAGATGATGGTTCCATACCTAATGGAATAAGCAGTATAAGAGAGGAGTCAACTTCCTCAAATAGGATTGGTTCTAGTGAAATGGCTTGCAGTTTAAACGAATCAAGTGTTGATCCTGCTCGTGAAGTTGGGTGCAAATCAAGTGAAAGTTCTATTCCGATAACTGATAGCACCAGTACGAAGTACCATCCAGGTTCTCCAAGGAAGTCCTCCATTAAAAATGAGGATCCAAAGGTAACAGAGGACAGGTTGGATAAGGAAGTCCATGATAACGGGGAGTATCTAATTAGACCTTATTTGGAACCTCTAGAGACGGTCAATTTCAGATATAATTGTGAGCGTGTGGCTGGCCTTGACAAGCATGATGGCATATTTCTTATAGGTGAGCAATGCTTATATGTTATTGAGAATTTCTACATAGATGACTCTGGGTGCATAcgcgaaaaagaaatagaagataaACTCTCAGTCATTGATCAGGCTCTGGGTGTGAAGAAGAGTACAAGTTACCAGTCAAAGTCACCTCCTAAACAGAATGATTCTGTGAAGGAATGGATTGGTGGAAGAGCATGGGCGTACAATGGTTGTGGACAGGAAAAGGACAAAACATGTTACAGCGAAAATGTGCCTCATTCGTGGTGTATGTGGAAGCTTGATAGCGTTCATGAGATCTTGAAACGTGATTACCAGCTCCGTCCAGTAGCGATTGAGATATTTAGTATGGATGGATATAATGAGCTTCTGGTGTACCACAAAAAAGAGAGAGATGAAGTTTTCAAAAATCTGGTTCTCATGAATCTTCCGAGGAATAGAAT GTTAGACACAACTATTTCAGGAACATCTAAAGAAGATGGCAGTGAGGGAACCCGTCTTTTCAAGATTATGGCTAAATCCTTctccaagaggtggcaaaatGGTGAAATTAGTAATTTCCAGTACCTCATGCACCTCAACACTCTGGCAGGGCGTGGATATAATGATCTAACACAGTATCCAGTATTTCCATGGGTTCTTGCTGACTATGAGAGTGAAACACTGGACTTAACAGATCAGAACACGTTCCGCAAACTCGACAAACCAATGGGATGTCAAACTGCAGCAGGGGAGGAAGAATTCAAGAAAAG ATACCAGAGCTGGGATGACCCTGAAATTCCAAAATTTCACTATGGCTCTCATTATTCTAGTGCTGGAATTGTAGTTTTTTATCTAGTGCGTCTGCCGCCATTCAGTGAAGGAAATCAGAAGCTACAAGGAGGAGACTTCGATCATGCAGATCGTCTTTTCAATAGTGTGAGAGACACATGGTTAAGTGCATCTAGAACGAATAACACATCCGATGTGAAAGAACTGATTCCAGAGTTTTTCTACCTGCCAGAGTTCTTGGAAAACCAGTTTAATCTCGACTTGGGAGAGAAACAATCTGGAGATAAG GTTGGTGATGTTGTATTACCGCCTTGGGCCAATGGTAGTGCCAGAGAGTTCATCAGGAAGCATAGGGAAGCATTGGAATCAGACTATGTTTCAGAAAATCTGCATCACTGGATAGACTTGATCTTTGGTTACAAACAAAGAGGAAAG GCGGCGGAAGATGCCCTAAATGTTTTCTTTTATTACACGTATGAAGGGAGCGTCGACATAGACTCCCTTAGTGACCCTTCAATGAAGGCCTCCATATTGGCGCAGATTAACAACTTCGGGCAGACTCCCAGGCAGCTATTCTTCAAACCTCATGTGAAGCGGCGGGCTGATAAGAAACCACCGCCATATCCACTCCAACACTGTAACCTTCTGGTTCCACGTGAAATTCGTAAATTTCCGTCCTCGATTACTCAGATTGTTATTTTCCATGAGAAGATCATTCTGGCTGGTCCTAATATGTTGCTTAAACCGAAAGCATATAACAAGTATGTCTCTTGGGGATTTCCAGACCGAAGCTTGAGATTTATAAGCTACGAGCAAGATAAAATCCTGTCTACACATGAGAGTCTTCATGAGGGAAACCAGATTCAGTGTGCTAAAGTTACCCTTGATGGCCAGACCCTGGTAACTGGCACAGAAGATAGCGTAATCTCTGTCTGGCAAATTAGGAAAAGTGGACCTCGTGGAATGCGGCATTTGCATTTGAAACGATCACTCTGTGCTCACACAAACAAAATAACATGCCTACACGTTAGCCAACAGTATATGATGATTGTGAGCGGATCTGATGACTGTACTATCATTCTATGGGATCTCAGCAGCCTAGTCTTCGTGAAGCAACTTGCTGTTTTCACAACACCAATTTCAGCAATATATATGAATGACCTAACAGGAGAGATTGTCGTAGCAGCTGGGACTCTGCTTTCTGTCTGGAGTGTCAATGGTGATTGTCTAGCAGTGATCAACACTTCTCAACTTCCTTCTGATTTTGTCCTTACAGTGGCCACTTCTACCTCTTCAGATTGGCTCGACACAAACTGGTATGTAACTGGTCATCAAAGTGGGTCCATCAGGGTATGGCAAATGATACATTGTTCCGAAGAGACAAATGTAAGCAAGTCAACCACCAAGCTATTGGAAGGATTCCGAATAAATGATAAGGTCCCAGAATACAAGTTGGTCCTTCGCAAGGTACTGAAGTTCCACAAGCATCCAGTTACTGCCCTTCATCTTACTTCCGACCGTAAGCAACTTTTAAGCGGGGATGCTAACGGCCATTTACTGTCTTGGAGTCTTGCGAATGAAAACTTGATACCTGGCGATAATGGGAGTTGA